Genomic segment of Candidatus Chlorohelix allophototropha:
GATGGTGGCTACCGTGCGCTGGAACGCCATCACTTCCAACGTGGATTTTGTAATGCAACCGCGCGAGGAGTATCGAATACAACCCGGTAACTCGCTTAAGCTAGAGGATTCCACCGAAACTTACCGTGATAACCCTGTGCCAAGTCCAGCGTTAAGACGCATTTTCAGCTTTGAGAATAACGGGCTGACCAAAAGCGGGATAGTGTATGAGCCGATGCCCGATAAAGGGGCAGGGCCGTTTCCTATTCTGTTAATCGTATATCCCGGTGCGGCAAATGCTTGGGAAGGAGTTTCAATACCACTGGCAGCGCAAGGCTTTGTGGTAATTGCCTACCAACCTGAGCTATTCGGTGAGCATCCCGAACGCGGTTTGAACCTACGCGGTGATGTGAACGATATGTTGCAAATCTACAATTACGCCAAAGCGGGACAGTTCTCGACAAAAGGCGACCCGCAAAGAGTGGTCATAACCGGGGGTAGCGTTTCCACCGTCTATACCTACTTGCTATTGCGCGAGATTGAAAATAGCGCTCCCGCTGAGAAAGCAGCCGTAAAAGGGGCAATCAAATACGGGGGGCTGGCTGATTTATACCGCTACCACTACGATTGGGACAGAGGCGCACTTTATATTGATCCCGGTATTCAGGATTTGGAAAGCCTGTTGATTGCCTTTGGACGACCTGATTTGCGCCCGGAAATATACATGCTTTTCAGCCCGGTCTATCACCTGCAACAGGGTTCGTTGCCACCCTTGCTGGTAGTACATACCAGCAAAGATACCATCGTTCCGGTGATCCAGACTGAAATTCTAGCGCAAATTATGGAAAAGCTTAATGTGCAGCATAAGCTCTTGATTTATAAAGACATTGAGCATTATCTGGATACCAGCAAACGAGACCCCGCCCAACTGGACATGCTAAACCAGACTATCGACTTCCTGAAACAGGTCACCAATTAAAAAGGGATGCGTTTGTTGCATCCCTTCCGATTAGTTAAGCTTTAGTGGAAAGTGTTTTGGCTTTTGGTTCGAGACCCTTAATTATCTCAGGGATAGGCGTGTTATTCTTAAACTCGCCCAACGCCCAATCAGCCAATTGCTCCGCCCAACCGCTGCCCCGGTCGTCCTGCGCCACCAAACGTAAGGCGCGTTTTCCCAACGCAAGAGTGAGCGGATAAGCTGATTCCTCATTCCCGGTTTTGCATTTAGATTCTACCTTGATTGAAACCTCTAACACCTTTATAACAAAGCGGTCGTGCGCTTCAAACATCTTGCGGCGAGTATCGCCATAGCCTTTTACTAGCCTGCCGCTTTCCACCACCAACATTGCTAGTTCATAATCCAGCAAGGCAAATTTCTCTACATCGCGCGTGAAATTGCCTATTTGTTTCCACTCGCGGTTAGCGCGATGCGAAACCGGACGCAGAGGCTTGAACCAAGTCAGGAAAGCAAACGTTAGGTAACCGCTAAAAGTGTTGGGCTGTGGGTGTAATTGCAAGGTGAAATATTTCTTTTCAGCCCAAGTCCCAATCCCGGTGAGCTTACCTAACAATAGCATTGGGCTGACCAATGCGTTTGGAAATATCCCATAAATTTCAGGTGCATCCGGTTTCAGGTAATCAGTCAACACCAGCACTTGCCCATCCGCGACCTTCATCTCCTGCCGGATGCGGCTAAAGCGACCATGCTGAATTTTAAGGCTTGCCACCCGCACTGCATCCTCATAAGTAGTACGCATAGACAGTACACGTGCGTAGGCTTCGGTAAGTTTCCATGCGTGAGTTTCACTATCCAGCTTAAAAACTCGCGCTACTTCTTTCAGATAGCGACGAGCGTAAGCTAAATTCTGGTAATCAGCGCACTGGTAAGCCGCTTCAATCAACGCCCAGTGCAGTTTTTCAGGGAATTGCGCCTGAATCTCCGCTGTCAAAGCGCGAAAATCAGCTTTCCATTTTAGCGGCAACTCGTTGCTGTGCCGTTCTATTAGTGCCGCTACATCTTTCTTTTCAGCCCGGTTGCCCGAAGAATGAGCGACAGGGATCAAGTTGATAGTGCGGCGCGGTTTGGCAGGAACAGGTTCACCGCTATCCGCCGCGCCATTAGCATTAAAGAGCGGTTTGGGAAGCGCGGCTAGCGAACGAGGCAAAGGGTCTTGTGCCGGTTCCGGTTTGGCTTGGGTAGCGTTAGCCTCACGTTGTAATTCTTCGATTTGATAGCTACGCCCAACCTCAAAGGCTTTCAGGTTCATCTCCACCGCCAGTCCGAATTGTTGGATGGCGTTGCGATATGCCTCTACCGGGATTGGCAGCACACCGGGCAAAACCGATAGTGCCCCTAACATAAGGGCGTTAGAGGAGAGGTCGCCCAAGCCATGCTGCCGGGCGATTTGCGGAACATCAATTATCGAATATGCTCCCGACATTTGCGCTACCGCTTCAACTATTTTTTCGGTGGGATAGCGCCCATCAAAAGCGGGCATTTTCTCGCTGGTAGTATAAAAACGCTGGCTATTGGCAACTACGGTCGTGCGCTTGCTGGCATAACCCTGTTGCACCAACCGCCCCAGTTCCAGCAATTCCTGACCAAGCAGCACATCCACCATGCCGGGGAAAGGGTGTTGCCCGAATACTGCTTTCTCCAATTCGGCAATAGGATTCTCTATCTTGTTATTCTCCGGCAACGAGGCGATTTCCATGTAATAGCTGGTAGCCCCGCCACGTTGGGAAAGACCCGGCAGCGAAACCGACTGAGCGCGAAAACCGCTCAAATCGGCGGCAAGAAATAGCCATTCTACCAACACATTGCCGCCCTGCCCACCGATAGCCCCCACCAGAATCGTGGTAATCTGGATGGTGGGTTTATACCTTAAACGCTCTATTTGGGTTACATCCTGAAGCATCTTATTTATCCTTCCTTATGAGCTTTATACTTCTGCTCCAAAAACCAGCTTTATCAATTTCTGATTGACTTTCTGTTTGAGCCGTTCCAGCCGAGAAGGATTAGTGACCACTTTCGCCTCATAGAAGGAAGGACATAACACGGCGGCGTGTGCTACTTCTCCACACAAACCGCAACCGACACATGTATTGCTGATAGTAGCGATAGGGTCAGCGCGCAAGGGGTTGGGATTATCCTTTATGGTCAGTGAAGGGCAGCCGTTCACGCGAATACAGCTATGGTCGCCGGTACAAACCGCGTCATCTATCCCAAAACGCGATTGCTCAACCCGCTTGCCCTCATCCAACCGCTCTTTCTTTTCCACCTTTTCGTGGCGTTGTCGCTCTAGCATACATTCGCCCACCGAGCGAATGACCTTTAACTCCGATTCTTCGCTGGAGAAAGCCTTGTCCAGCACTTTTACCACTTCGCCCACTTTGTAGGGGTTTACCTCCACCACATTTTTAACCCCTGCCGCATGCAACGCCATTTCAATGTCCATTGCTTTAAACTTTTCGTGACGGGCATTTTCTTCGGTGCCGGGGTTTTCCTGCTGTCCGGTCATAGAAGTCCAGCCGTTTTCAAAAATAACCATTGTGGCATCTTGACTGTTAAAAGTGGCGTTGGCAATGCTGGTGGTTAGCCCGCTGTGCCAGAAAGTGCCATCTCCCAGAAATCCGACTGTTTTCTGCTCGGTCATTCGCGCCATTGCTCCGGCGCTGGCAAGCCCTGTGCCCATTCCGGTACAGGTATCGGTCATTTCAAAAGGCGCGTACATACCCATAATGTAACAGCCGATGTCTCCGGCATAATGCGGTAAGCCGTGCTTCTTCTCGGTCAATTTGAGAGCAG
This window contains:
- a CDS encoding indolepyruvate oxidoreductase subunit beta family protein → MLQDVTQIERLRYKPTIQITTILVGAIGGQGGNVLVEWLFLAADLSGFRAQSVSLPGLSQRGGATSYYMEIASLPENNKIENPIAELEKAVFGQHPFPGMVDVLLGQELLELGRLVQQGYASKRTTVVANSQRFYTTSEKMPAFDGRYPTEKIVEAVAQMSGAYSIIDVPQIARQHGLGDLSSNALMLGALSVLPGVLPIPVEAYRNAIQQFGLAVEMNLKAFEVGRSYQIEELQREANATQAKPEPAQDPLPRSLAALPKPLFNANGAADSGEPVPAKPRRTINLIPVAHSSGNRAEKKDVAALIERHSNELPLKWKADFRALTAEIQAQFPEKLHWALIEAAYQCADYQNLAYARRYLKEVARVFKLDSETHAWKLTEAYARVLSMRTTYEDAVRVASLKIQHGRFSRIRQEMKVADGQVLVLTDYLKPDAPEIYGIFPNALVSPMLLLGKLTGIGTWAEKKYFTLQLHPQPNTFSGYLTFAFLTWFKPLRPVSHRANREWKQIGNFTRDVEKFALLDYELAMLVVESGRLVKGYGDTRRKMFEAHDRFVIKVLEVSIKVESKCKTGNEESAYPLTLALGKRALRLVAQDDRGSGWAEQLADWALGEFKNNTPIPEIIKGLEPKAKTLSTKA